A single genomic interval of Koleobacter methoxysyntrophicus harbors:
- a CDS encoding CBS domain-containing protein, with translation MRMVKNIMNQELFTIDPLAGVSRAAEIMEHFKIGCLPVVEDGKLVGIITSRDIRKTHPNRLIADAMTRDVITVPPTASIWEANELMEKYGIERLVVVDKKSIMGIVTKAQVIAELNKYIDSLTNLNGVRVFYERACQLVKEGHEITVIFLDMDDFGLINKEYGHIYGDSIICKAAEILNKIVDKNRDTLCRYAGDEFAIVTTRPLEDAKEFAFQLVNAFTNEKWPEEIKVTVSAGVAGGRRSGIRNFNENSNYIVKNLINMASLASTKAKKQKRPVVFVEAVDFREIV, from the coding sequence ATGCGCATGGTTAAAAATATTATGAACCAGGAACTCTTTACCATTGACCCCTTAGCCGGTGTTAGCCGTGCGGCAGAAATTATGGAACATTTTAAAATCGGGTGTCTTCCGGTAGTGGAAGATGGAAAGCTGGTAGGCATAATAACTTCCAGAGATATAAGGAAAACGCATCCCAATAGATTGATAGCTGATGCTATGACTAGAGATGTAATAACCGTGCCGCCGACAGCCTCCATCTGGGAAGCCAACGAATTAATGGAAAAATACGGAATTGAGCGGCTGGTAGTGGTTGATAAAAAAAGCATTATGGGCATTGTTACAAAAGCCCAAGTAATAGCGGAATTAAACAAATATATAGATAGCCTGACGAATTTAAATGGAGTCAGGGTCTTCTATGAAAGAGCTTGTCAATTAGTAAAAGAAGGCCATGAGATTACTGTGATTTTCCTTGATATGGATGACTTTGGGCTGATAAATAAAGAATACGGGCATATATATGGCGACAGTATTATTTGCAAAGCTGCTGAGATTTTAAACAAAATAGTTGACAAAAATCGGGATACTTTATGCCGGTATGCAGGGGATGAATTTGCCATTGTTACTACAAGACCCCTGGAAGATGCCAAAGAATTTGCCTTCCAGCTGGTTAATGCCTTTACCAATGAGAAATGGCCGGAGGAAATAAAAGTTACCGTGTCAGCAGGTGTAGCTGGAGGCCGCCGGTCAGGAATACGCAACTTTAATGAAAACAGCAATTATATAGTAAAAAACCTGATTAACATGGCCAGCCTTGCTTCAACAAAAGCGAAAAAACAAAAAAGGCCGGTAGTTTTTGTTGAAGCTGTAGATTTTAGGGAAATTGTTTAA
- a CDS encoding ISL3 family transposase produces the protein MSNISITSLFPFRRLKFIGSEDIDFEQGTGKVVELKPDLRFTPICSKCSSKGVGKHSNHQRFLRDLSLGPHKTLIHLHYRKIECPLCGQIVVEELDIAEPGGPRVTRRLAVYIQELCKLMTVKDVAEHLQLDWKTVKEIDKQGLKQEFADIDYNGLRYLAIDEISYGKHHRYLTNVIDFETGRIVWVGKDRKYETLKEFFLKMPEEVRDQIKAVAMDMWDPFIKAVSEFCPQAAIVFDVFHIVAQYNKVIDKVRRVETRAAMETDKNVIKGSRWILLKNPENLKEKEIPRLEKLLSINKNLSTVYILKDELKTIWQCNDRQQVSKALDEWCTKALESGIPALKRFVKTLRRHEYGILNHADYPIHTSKLEGINNKIKVIKRQAYGFHDLEYFILKVKQACS, from the coding sequence ATGTCCAATATAAGTATAACATCATTATTCCCCTTTCGTCGACTAAAATTTATAGGTTCAGAGGACATTGATTTCGAGCAGGGTACCGGAAAAGTAGTTGAATTAAAACCAGACCTGCGTTTTACGCCCATTTGTTCTAAATGTAGCAGTAAAGGAGTCGGTAAGCATTCTAACCATCAACGTTTCTTAAGAGACCTTTCCTTAGGTCCTCATAAAACGCTAATCCATCTACATTATCGCAAGATAGAGTGTCCTCTGTGCGGTCAAATAGTTGTAGAAGAGCTGGATATAGCCGAACCTGGTGGGCCAAGGGTAACCCGGCGTTTGGCTGTCTACATACAGGAACTCTGTAAATTAATGACCGTAAAGGATGTAGCAGAACATCTCCAGCTGGATTGGAAAACGGTTAAAGAAATTGATAAACAGGGTCTTAAGCAGGAATTTGCCGATATAGACTACAACGGATTACGGTATTTGGCAATAGATGAAATCTCTTATGGAAAACACCACCGGTATCTGACTAATGTCATCGATTTTGAAACCGGCCGGATTGTTTGGGTTGGTAAAGACCGTAAATATGAAACCTTAAAAGAGTTCTTCTTAAAGATGCCGGAGGAGGTACGAGACCAAATTAAGGCTGTTGCCATGGATATGTGGGACCCATTTATTAAAGCAGTTTCTGAATTTTGTCCCCAGGCTGCCATTGTCTTTGATGTATTTCATATAGTCGCTCAATACAATAAAGTAATTGACAAGGTCCGTAGAGTAGAAACCAGGGCTGCAATGGAAACTGATAAAAATGTCATTAAGGGCAGCCGCTGGATCCTGCTTAAAAATCCGGAGAATCTTAAAGAAAAGGAAATACCTCGTTTGGAAAAACTGCTTTCGATTAATAAGAACCTTTCCACCGTATACATTTTGAAAGATGAGCTAAAAACAATCTGGCAATGTAATGACCGCCAGCAGGTGTCAAAAGCGCTTGATGAGTGGTGCACAAAAGCATTGGAATCCGGTATACCTGCATTAAAACGGTTTGTGAAAACCTTACGACGCCATGAATACGGTATCCTTAATCACGCTGATTATCCAATACATACGAGTAAGCTGGAAGGGATAAACAATAAAATTAAGGTTATCAAACGTCAAGCTTATGGCTTCCATGACCTGGAGTATTTTATCTTAAAAGTTAAACAAGCCTGCTCATGA
- a CDS encoding sensor histidine kinase, whose protein sequence is MKRYLHILKMCLNLIIFLLALSFENASFERTARMVLLFTGLVTWGLIRPYIRAGQPWWYGVDVILIYLLEYQSKYLVNYFFHILYVSTVLEAGINLNRYKANIVAMAASAAALSKFIAAMKFGINAALISQLLFNIFALAFLITLLNYGKLQQEERQKSQFLYGELVEAYRRLEELSREKEKAAVLEERNRIARDMHDALGHRLTSLIMQLEMGKQALKKNPEEVGEVLERCARGAREALADTRKVVKALKGKESIDIEHIRKMLDEFKGDTGIEIKANLPPLELSLEEVTALYRVIQEAVTNAVRHGKATRISVDVNEEGKKLKLYIRDNGTGGEYKEGFGISGMRKRFEELGGTLRINAGNGFEVIGEFERSVDR, encoded by the coding sequence TTGAAACGCTATTTACATATATTAAAAATGTGTTTAAACCTTATAATATTCCTCCTGGCCCTTTCCTTTGAAAATGCTTCTTTCGAACGCACAGCCCGGATGGTGCTCCTTTTCACGGGGCTGGTAACCTGGGGTCTGATAAGGCCGTATATACGGGCCGGGCAGCCCTGGTGGTACGGGGTGGATGTAATACTGATATATCTCCTGGAATACCAATCAAAATACCTGGTAAACTACTTTTTTCATATCCTTTATGTTTCTACTGTTCTTGAAGCAGGCATAAACCTTAATAGATATAAAGCCAATATTGTGGCGATGGCCGCTTCTGCTGCTGCACTGTCGAAATTTATTGCGGCAATGAAATTCGGCATTAATGCTGCTCTCATATCTCAGCTCCTTTTTAATATTTTTGCTTTAGCCTTTCTCATAACCCTTTTAAATTACGGGAAACTGCAGCAGGAGGAAAGACAGAAGAGTCAGTTCCTGTACGGGGAACTGGTGGAAGCTTACCGGAGACTTGAGGAGCTGTCGAGAGAAAAAGAAAAGGCTGCCGTTCTGGAAGAAAGAAACAGAATAGCCCGGGATATGCACGATGCCCTGGGGCACAGATTGACGTCTCTAATCATGCAGCTGGAGATGGGCAAACAGGCCCTGAAGAAAAATCCTGAAGAAGTAGGGGAAGTTTTGGAACGCTGTGCCCGCGGAGCCCGGGAAGCCCTGGCAGATACCCGGAAGGTGGTAAAAGCCCTTAAAGGGAAGGAGAGCATCGACATAGAGCACATACGGAAGATGCTGGATGAATTCAAAGGGGATACCGGCATTGAAATAAAAGCAAACCTTCCTCCGCTGGAGCTGAGTCTGGAGGAGGTTACAGCTTTATACAGGGTGATCCAGGAAGCCGTGACCAATGCAGTGCGCCACGGCAAGGCTACCAGAATCAGTGTGGATGTAAATGAAGAAGGAAAAAAATTAAAACTGTATATCAGGGATAATGGAACGGGCGGTGAATATAAAGAAGGTTTCGGGATTTCAGGAATGAGAAAGCGGTTTGAAGAACTGGGGGGCACCCTGCGGATCAATGCCGGAAACGGCTTTGAGGTTATAGGGGAATTCGAGAGGAGTGTTGACCGGTGA
- a CDS encoding response regulator, whose protein sequence is MIRVGIVDDQEILRRGMKAILSTEEDIEIIGEGCHGMEGYRLCESHIVDIILMDIKMPVMDGVEATRRIKRDFPQVKIIILTTFDDDEYIFDALKYGASGYILKDAAPEEIIRTIRDVYGGGAGIQPRIAAKVVERIRHMEDKTTARDPKIDVLTDRERDIVQLVGEGKNNREIARQLFITEGTVKNHITNILEKLELRDRTQLAIFAVKNRLV, encoded by the coding sequence GTGATTAGGGTTGGTATTGTGGACGACCAGGAAATACTTAGACGGGGAATGAAGGCAATACTATCGACAGAAGAAGATATAGAAATTATAGGGGAAGGCTGTCACGGCATGGAAGGCTACAGATTATGCGAATCCCATATCGTGGATATCATCCTTATGGATATAAAGATGCCGGTTATGGACGGGGTTGAAGCTACCCGTCGAATAAAAAGGGATTTTCCACAGGTGAAGATAATAATCCTTACTACATTTGATGACGATGAATACATCTTTGATGCTCTTAAATACGGCGCTTCAGGATATATTTTAAAGGATGCTGCTCCGGAGGAAATAATACGGACCATAAGGGACGTCTATGGTGGTGGGGCCGGCATACAGCCCCGGATAGCGGCAAAAGTGGTGGAACGCATCAGGCATATGGAAGATAAAACTACAGCACGGGACCCAAAGATAGACGTTCTTACCGACAGAGAAAGGGACATAGTTCAGCTGGTAGGTGAAGGCAAGAACAACAGGGAAATAGCCCGGCAGCTTTTTATAACGGAAGGCACGGTAAAGAACCATATAACGAACATACTTGAAAAGCTGGAACTCAGGGACAGAACTCAGCTTGCAATCTTTGCGGTAAAAAACAGGCTGGTATGA
- a CDS encoding ABC transporter ATP-binding protein: MIQARNLKKYYKKVRAVDGVDLEVREGEILGILGPNGAGKSTTISMISSLVRPDEGEILYRDKDIIKYPQYIRKILGLVPQEVALYPDLSARENLTFFGRLYGLRGKELNRRMNEVLDLLGLNGRSGDSIKNYSGGMKRRVNIGAALLHHPELLIMDEPTVGIDPQSRSHILKTVKELSSRGMTVIYTSHYMEEVEFLCHRIYIMDYGKIIASGTKDELRDMVSRDNTVELQIDTVTERFIGDLKRNIHVKHINVEGSRIFLAVDRDYNILSHIFHTSEKSGVNLQSVQIKKPTLEDVFLHLTGRGLRD, translated from the coding sequence CTGATACAGGCCAGAAACCTGAAGAAATATTACAAAAAGGTTCGAGCAGTAGATGGCGTAGATTTGGAGGTAAGGGAGGGAGAAATCCTCGGGATCCTGGGTCCCAACGGAGCGGGAAAGTCTACTACCATTTCGATGATTTCTTCCCTGGTCAGGCCCGATGAAGGTGAAATACTCTACAGAGATAAGGATATAATAAAATACCCTCAGTACATAAGGAAAATCCTGGGACTAGTTCCTCAGGAAGTAGCTCTGTATCCTGACCTATCTGCCCGTGAAAATCTTACATTCTTCGGCAGACTTTACGGACTTAGGGGGAAAGAACTGAACAGACGGATGAATGAAGTGCTTGACCTGTTGGGTCTTAACGGCAGGTCAGGGGATAGTATTAAAAACTATTCGGGAGGTATGAAAAGAAGGGTAAATATCGGAGCAGCCCTTCTTCACCACCCCGAATTGCTGATAATGGATGAACCCACCGTAGGTATTGACCCCCAATCCAGGAGCCATATTCTGAAAACGGTTAAAGAACTAAGTTCCAGGGGGATGACGGTAATATATACCAGCCACTATATGGAGGAAGTAGAATTTCTATGCCACAGGATCTACATAATGGATTACGGTAAGATAATTGCTTCGGGGACCAAGGATGAACTGAGGGATATGGTCAGCAGGGATAATACGGTAGAGCTGCAGATTGATACCGTAACGGAACGGTTTATAGGGGATTTAAAGAGGAATATTCATGTTAAACACATAAATGTGGAAGGCAGCAGGATATTTCTTGCAGTAGACAGGGATTACAATATATTGTCCCATATTTTCCATACTTCTGAAAAAAGCGGTGTTAACCTGCAGTCCGTACAGATTAAAAAACCTACCCTGGAAGATGTATTCCTGCACCTGACCGGCCGGGGATTGAGGGACTAG
- a CDS encoding ABC transporter permease, translating into MILWIIWKDLLVSFKDKKSLVITILMPAILTAILGFAFSGMMGGNKTLGRAEVAVVNMGDWQEDIKEFEGFLNSPIGRQIEESQKEKIIESIYEFNFEDILYREVLSNTEVSKFLNYRKMPLKEAEEALKEGEITAMIVIPEGFLYKTLINLLTPFRTPVEIEVIKHPDHLLKGDMVEGILKGFTDALSAGIIAKNTFLEIAIENNIGDKAYGELDNIINGMYRTGIRDINLNKVTEEGKKTISSFQYYAVGMAVMFILYAAADGAHYTIDELKNGTYNRMILANTGICRIMASRFISTSIFSAVQITVLMLFSRFAFNTHWGDFTGILVLTLFLALAVGSLSVFLSSINLRLKDNRASIVFQAGFIQFSALIGGSFFPMDAVPLLKKMGTFTVNGAAMQGFLKLMRGYHIWEITGILLILTAVTGISLAAGAVITAGIKE; encoded by the coding sequence GTGATATTATGGATAATATGGAAGGATCTGCTTGTAAGTTTTAAGGACAAAAAATCGTTGGTAATAACCATCCTTATGCCTGCTATTCTCACTGCAATCCTGGGTTTTGCCTTTAGCGGTATGATGGGCGGAAACAAAACTTTAGGCAGGGCGGAAGTGGCTGTTGTTAATATGGGAGACTGGCAGGAAGATATCAAGGAATTTGAAGGGTTTCTGAATAGCCCTATAGGAAGGCAAATAGAAGAAAGTCAGAAGGAGAAAATAATAGAATCAATTTATGAGTTTAATTTTGAAGATATACTTTACAGGGAAGTCTTGAGCAACACCGAAGTGAGCAAATTTCTAAATTACAGAAAAATGCCTCTGAAAGAGGCAGAAGAGGCCCTTAAAGAAGGTGAAATTACAGCAATGATAGTTATCCCTGAAGGGTTTTTGTATAAAACCCTTATCAATTTATTGACGCCCTTTAGAACCCCGGTGGAGATAGAGGTTATAAAACACCCGGACCATCTTTTAAAAGGGGATATGGTTGAGGGTATACTGAAGGGCTTTACCGATGCCCTGTCGGCAGGGATAATTGCCAAGAATACGTTTCTGGAGATTGCTATTGAGAATAATATAGGGGATAAGGCTTACGGGGAACTGGATAACATTATAAACGGTATGTACAGGACAGGAATCAGGGATATTAATCTAAACAAGGTAACCGAAGAGGGGAAAAAGACCATATCCAGTTTCCAGTATTACGCAGTGGGGATGGCTGTCATGTTCATACTTTATGCTGCTGCCGATGGGGCCCATTATACCATCGATGAGTTAAAAAACGGGACGTATAACAGGATGATACTGGCAAATACCGGTATATGCAGGATTATGGCCTCGCGGTTTATCTCCACTTCCATATTCTCTGCAGTGCAGATTACCGTATTAATGCTGTTCAGCCGATTCGCATTTAATACCCACTGGGGAGATTTTACAGGTATACTGGTACTGACTTTATTCCTTGCGTTAGCTGTGGGCAGCCTTTCGGTTTTCCTGTCCTCAATAAATTTGAGACTCAAGGATAACAGGGCTTCAATAGTGTTTCAGGCAGGGTTTATCCAGTTTTCGGCACTAATCGGGGGGAGCTTCTTCCCCATGGACGCTGTACCCCTGCTGAAAAAAATGGGCACTTTTACCGTCAACGGTGCTGCAATGCAGGGTTTTTTGAAACTTATGAGGGGCTACCATATTTGGGAAATAACCGGAATATTGTTGATCCTGACAGCTGTCACCGGGATATCCCTTGCAGCAGGGGCGGTTATCACCGCTGGAATTAAGGAGTGA
- a CDS encoding ABC transporter permease, which yields MWKIIYVKILNLKKNYKPYLFMLMFPLIFTFIFGLMTEGENYRIKVPVVDMDNSDHSRWLLEELDKIGSYQINLTDREKLSNLVSENTSPVGLIIPENFGEDINGGTPPRLDLVITAERPEVYSFEGVLRASIQKIAFNSHIVHGTLDTLAGYLTLGKDEREGIKNRIYRLAMEKWEEEIPIRVKEKVAGSSRKDASFNMYTQSSVGFAIAFSMFTFIFAIGEILEEKENGVWNRINISPLSKFQIYTGNLLYACAVGFIQLLIMAFVGDRVFGVDWGGNIGGVLAIFAAFTFCIVSLGLLMSSVIKNRHQLQVIAPVVVVSTSMIGGCYWPLEIVSSRMLIAASKFVPQGWAVKALKDLIVYNRGFEVVYLPAAVLILMGVVFLGTALQIREKGE from the coding sequence ATGTGGAAGATTATTTACGTTAAAATTTTAAACCTGAAAAAGAATTATAAGCCTTATCTGTTTATGCTGATGTTTCCCCTGATTTTTACCTTTATTTTTGGGTTAATGACAGAGGGGGAAAATTATAGAATAAAAGTTCCCGTTGTAGATATGGACAATTCCGATCATTCCCGGTGGCTGCTGGAAGAACTGGATAAGATCGGCAGCTATCAAATAAACCTAACGGATAGGGAGAAGCTTTCGAACCTTGTTTCAGAAAACACTTCTCCCGTTGGTTTGATAATTCCGGAAAACTTCGGTGAGGATATTAACGGAGGAACTCCTCCCCGGCTGGACCTGGTTATAACCGCCGAAAGACCTGAAGTATATTCCTTTGAAGGTGTGCTTAGAGCCAGCATTCAGAAGATTGCCTTTAATTCCCACATAGTTCACGGAACCTTAGATACATTAGCCGGGTATTTGACCTTAGGAAAGGATGAAAGAGAAGGTATTAAGAACAGGATTTATCGGCTTGCAATGGAAAAATGGGAAGAAGAAATTCCTATACGGGTTAAAGAAAAAGTGGCTGGAAGCAGTAGGAAAGATGCATCCTTTAATATGTATACCCAGAGTTCTGTAGGCTTTGCTATAGCCTTTTCCATGTTCACCTTTATATTTGCTATTGGAGAAATACTGGAAGAAAAGGAAAACGGGGTCTGGAACCGCATAAATATATCCCCTTTATCTAAATTTCAGATATATACAGGGAATTTACTATATGCCTGTGCAGTTGGGTTTATACAGCTGTTAATTATGGCCTTTGTGGGAGATAGGGTTTTCGGAGTTGACTGGGGGGGCAATATCGGTGGGGTACTGGCCATCTTTGCTGCCTTTACCTTCTGTATCGTTTCACTGGGCCTCCTTATGTCATCGGTAATTAAAAACCGCCACCAGCTTCAGGTTATAGCACCGGTTGTAGTGGTGAGCACCAGCATGATCGGTGGGTGTTACTGGCCCCTTGAAATAGTGAGTTCCAGGATGCTCATTGCCGCATCAAAATTTGTCCCCCAGGGATGGGCCGTGAAAGCCCTGAAGGACTTAATAGTTTACAACCGCGGCTTTGAAGTGGTTTACCTCCCCGCTGCCGTCTTAATATTAATGGGTGTGGTGTTTTTGGGAACCGCTTTGCAGATAAGGGAGAAGGGGGAGTGA
- a CDS encoding PTS mannitol transporter subunit IICB: protein MTVRQQIQRFGRFLSGMVMPNIGAFIAWGFITALFIPTGWIPNEHLGALVGPMIIYLLPLLIGYTGGKMVGGPRGGVVGAVATMGVVVGTDVPMFIGAMIMGPLGGWVIRKFDEAVAGKVPAGFEMLVNNFSAGIIGMIITLLAYVAIGPVVLALNNVLKSGVQAIVNAGLLPLASIFIEPGKILFLNNAINHGVLGPLGVQQVQEAGKSIFFLLETNPGPGLGILLAYWLVGRGTAKQSAPGAIIIHFLGGIHEIYFPYVLMKPVMLLAVIAGGMTGVFTFVVTKAGLVATPSPGSIFAEIAMAPKGGLLPVLLGIFLSAAVSFFVGSIILKRSAKDELDDLDSATLKVEELKGKKLSVSQVKTGKVSKIAVACDGGMGSSAMAASVIRKKIRDAGLNIEVINSSLEDIPKDVDIVITHKELTERAKKTAPAAEHISITSFVNNPLFDELVERLKDQL from the coding sequence ATAACCGTGAGACAGCAAATTCAGAGATTCGGCAGATTCCTCAGCGGAATGGTGATGCCCAATATCGGTGCCTTTATTGCATGGGGGTTTATCACCGCTCTGTTTATCCCTACCGGGTGGATTCCCAATGAACACCTGGGTGCTCTGGTAGGGCCGATGATAATCTATCTGCTGCCCCTCTTGATAGGCTATACCGGGGGGAAGATGGTCGGCGGCCCCAGAGGCGGAGTTGTAGGCGCCGTTGCTACCATGGGTGTCGTTGTAGGGACTGATGTTCCTATGTTCATAGGTGCGATGATTATGGGGCCCCTTGGAGGCTGGGTGATCAGGAAATTCGATGAAGCAGTAGCGGGCAAGGTCCCTGCAGGCTTTGAAATGCTTGTCAACAATTTCTCTGCAGGTATTATAGGTATGATTATTACGCTCCTGGCATATGTGGCAATAGGGCCCGTGGTTCTGGCTCTGAACAATGTATTGAAATCCGGTGTGCAGGCCATAGTCAATGCGGGGCTTCTGCCTCTGGCATCCATTTTTATTGAGCCGGGGAAGATCCTCTTCCTGAATAATGCTATCAACCACGGAGTATTGGGGCCCTTAGGGGTTCAGCAGGTTCAGGAAGCGGGCAAATCCATATTTTTCCTGCTGGAAACTAATCCCGGCCCGGGCTTAGGTATACTTTTGGCTTACTGGCTGGTCGGCAGGGGTACGGCGAAGCAGTCGGCACCCGGGGCAATAATTATTCACTTCTTGGGCGGGATCCACGAGATTTATTTCCCCTATGTTTTAATGAAACCGGTTATGCTTCTTGCCGTTATCGCCGGCGGTATGACAGGGGTATTCACCTTTGTTGTTACAAAAGCCGGTCTTGTTGCTACTCCATCTCCGGGAAGCATCTTTGCTGAAATTGCCATGGCTCCCAAGGGAGGGCTTCTGCCCGTTCTTCTCGGGATATTCCTATCTGCAGCGGTATCCTTTTTTGTCGGTTCAATAATTCTGAAAAGATCAGCAAAGGATGAACTGGATGACCTTGATTCTGCTACCCTGAAGGTAGAGGAACTGAAAGGCAAAAAGCTCAGTGTTTCACAGGTTAAGACCGGGAAAGTCAGCAAGATAGCTGTTGCATGTGACGGCGGTATGGGCTCCAGTGCTATGGCAGCTTCTGTAATCAGAAAGAAAATAAGGGATGCAGGCCTGAATATAGAGGTAATAAATTCTTCCCTCGAAGACATACCTAAAGATGTAGATATAGTTATTACCCATAAGGAACTGACGGAGAGGGCTAAAAAGACTGCACCCGCTGCAGAGCATATTTCCATCACTTCTTTTGTAAATAATCCCTTATTTGATGAACTTGTAGAGAGGCTAAAAGACCAGCTGTAG
- a CDS encoding BglG family transcription antiterminator: MVLKMLSRRQRDIIEMLLEAPEPVTVRRLAEKTGVSGRTIHRELSRLKRILKDSGLSLNPKAGVGITIEGREDAISTLKGQLRQTPLRGRELTPSERDFFIIQELLSSKAIHKLTFFAHKLSVTEATISNDMDRIALWFEKRGLSLVRKPGIGVYLKGSETAFRRAILDFLYENLGEDRLLTLVRSNPENITGERIDVRSEIKNRLLNFIDGDVFTKLEAAVDKTLEETGFEIVDSSYVGLMVHLALAVERLKMGEKIYFDKGILEKLKSAKEYEIAVKISDRLEEVFGISVPIHEIGYITMHLKGAKLRKGVDLDGYIMESEDLKTLKIARILVDCVEEELNLSLSKDLKLMSGLVAHLEPAITRLTMGMDIRNPVLGQLKAQYGHIFSATKRAGVRIQRLIGVPIPDSEIGFLTMHIAAAVERANTMDFKARVLIVCSSGIGSSRILAARLKKSVDNIEIVDEVSALSFEKNKTAGKDIDLVISTVPLNYEGEVVVVTPVLFPEEIEKIRSIIKNIAAGRRPAEEKRRGKFLPGLEDKLEITARIAGDIVGILKNFKVVKVSKIETPADIIKRASEKNFLPQGSDSKEVFEALTRRERLGSTLIPEVNLALLHARTDGVKQPFIGVLTLDKSVLISGDEVNRIIVLLAPKSLLPEELELISSFSASIIENREFNAIIREADENKFLEYLRNLMGGYYNEVINKGGEK, from the coding sequence ATGGTTTTGAAAATGTTATCCCGCAGGCAGAGGGATATTATAGAAATGCTCTTAGAAGCCCCGGAGCCCGTTACTGTCCGCCGGCTGGCGGAAAAAACGGGTGTTAGCGGGAGGACCATCCACAGGGAATTATCCCGGCTGAAGAGAATCTTGAAGGATTCAGGTTTATCCCTTAATCCAAAAGCAGGTGTGGGAATAACGATAGAGGGAAGGGAAGACGCAATAAGCACCTTAAAAGGTCAGCTGCGCCAGACCCCTTTACGGGGAAGGGAGTTAACACCCTCAGAAAGGGATTTCTTTATAATCCAGGAGCTTTTATCATCTAAAGCCATCCATAAATTAACCTTTTTTGCACACAAGCTGTCGGTAACCGAGGCTACCATCAGCAATGATATGGATAGGATCGCACTGTGGTTTGAAAAACGGGGTCTTAGCCTTGTGAGAAAACCGGGGATAGGGGTTTACCTTAAAGGGTCTGAAACTGCTTTCAGGAGGGCTATACTTGACTTCCTGTATGAGAACCTGGGAGAAGACCGTTTGTTAACTCTTGTCCGCAGCAATCCCGAAAATATAACGGGAGAGAGAATTGATGTTAGGTCTGAAATTAAAAACAGGCTGCTGAATTTTATAGATGGAGATGTTTTCACAAAATTGGAAGCAGCTGTGGATAAAACCCTTGAGGAAACGGGTTTTGAGATAGTTGACAGTTCATATGTAGGGCTTATGGTGCATCTCGCACTGGCTGTTGAGAGGCTCAAAATGGGGGAAAAAATATATTTTGATAAAGGGATTCTGGAAAAATTAAAATCAGCCAAAGAATATGAAATTGCAGTGAAAATATCGGATAGGCTGGAGGAAGTCTTCGGCATATCCGTTCCGATACATGAAATAGGCTATATTACCATGCACCTAAAGGGGGCAAAACTGCGGAAAGGTGTTGATTTGGACGGGTATATCATGGAATCTGAAGACCTTAAAACCTTAAAGATCGCCCGTATACTGGTGGATTGTGTGGAAGAGGAATTAAATCTTTCTCTTTCAAAGGATTTAAAACTCATGTCGGGACTGGTGGCCCACCTCGAACCTGCCATAACGAGATTGACCATGGGAATGGATATTAGGAATCCTGTGCTGGGCCAATTAAAGGCCCAATACGGGCATATATTTTCGGCAACAAAGAGAGCTGGCGTCAGGATCCAGCGGTTAATAGGGGTTCCCATCCCCGATTCTGAAATAGGGTTTTTGACGATGCACATTGCTGCAGCCGTCGAAAGGGCCAACACGATGGACTTTAAAGCCAGGGTTTTGATAGTATGTTCCAGCGGTATCGGGAGTTCCAGGATTCTTGCAGCCCGTCTGAAAAAGTCAGTAGATAATATAGAAATTGTTGACGAGGTATCGGCCCTTTCCTTTGAAAAAAACAAAACGGCCGGAAAAGATATAGACCTGGTAATATCAACGGTTCCATTGAATTACGAAGGGGAGGTGGTTGTTGTTACACCTGTTCTGTTCCCCGAGGAAATCGAGAAAATAAGAAGCATAATAAAAAATATTGCTGCAGGTCGTCGGCCGGCAGAAGAAAAGCGCCGGGGGAAATTCCTCCCAGGGTTAGAGGATAAGCTTGAAATAACGGCAAGAATTGCCGGTGATATAGTCGGTATACTGAAGAACTTCAAGGTGGTAAAGGTCTCGAAGATTGAAACCCCGGCAGATATTATTAAACGGGCATCTGAAAAAAACTTTTTACCGCAGGGGTCTGATTCGAAAGAGGTATTTGAGGCCCTGACCAGAAGGGAGAGACTGGGATCAACTTTAATACCCGAAGTGAATCTCGCACTGCTGCATGCCAGAACGGATGGGGTAAAACAGCCTTTTATAGGCGTGCTTACCCTGGATAAATCGGTCTTAATCAGCGGAGATGAAGTGAATAGAATTATTGTGCTTTTGGCACCTAAAAGCCTGCTGCCGGAAGAACTGGAATTGATAAGCAGTTTCAGCGCTTCGATAATAGAAAACCGGGAGTTCAATGCTATTATCAGGGAAGCCGATGAAAACAAATTCCTTGAATATTTGAGAAACCTTATGGGTGGTTATTATAACGAGGTAATAAATAAAGGAGGAGAAAAATGA